In the Moraxella osloensis genome, TATAAATTTTTCTCACGATAAAAACTTTAAAGACAGCAAAGCCAGTCAAAGTGACTGGCTTTTGAACAATCGCTTACCAATCAAGCATCAGCAAGGGCAAGCAAGCAAAGGTAAGCAAAAGCGTTAGTTGCCGACCGCAGGCAATAAAAAATCTTGCTCATGAATCGGTGATTCTGCATCAAGTACATAAGCGTAGCTTATATCGTTAAATGCTTTAAATACCATCACATGACCGATTTGCTCACTTGGCAAGCGTACTGCCCCACCTTTTACGGGTGAATAGCCATCCAAGACTAAAGCGCCTTTTTGATAAACCGTCAACACATCGCCTGGCTCAGCGCCTTGGCTGGTACCCAAATTAATGGCAATCACCCCATCTCGACCCGCACTACTAATGGAATTTAAAATACGAATCACGCGACCGCCACGAGTAACGCTGGCAGGTTTTGGATAAAAAGCGGGTGGCAAGTACTGACCGACTTCGACAAATACACGGTCACCTTCGCGCACTTCTTGACCATACGATTTTTTAAGCTCGATACTAGAAACACCGTTTGATGCTACGCTAGTGACGATACCTGCGGCAACTTGGGTGACTTCAAGACCGATGACTTTACGGGTCACTGGGTCAACATACGGTTCGCCCTCACGGTACACGCCATAGCGTTGTCCCACAATGAGTGGCACGCCTTTGGCATAAATTTTGTTACCGACACCTGTAATAATATTTTTATCTTTTGAAGCAAGCACATAGGGGGTAGTTTTAAAGTCATCAGGCGATACGATGATATTGCGCTCAAGCCATGTTTCAATGGCAGTCAAAGGAATCGCAGCGATACTACCTGCAGCACTTACCACTGTGGTTGTGGTGACTGGCGCGTTCATGGCTTTTTCAATGCCTGCACAGCCTTCACCCGTATCTACACCGACCAATTTTTGCCCTTTAATCACACATAAGATAATCACATCTTTTGGATAAATCAGATGCGGATTACGAATATGCTTATTGGTCGCCCAGATTTCTTTCCAGCGCCACGGACTTTCTAAGAATTTGCCGGAGATATCCCAAAGCGTATCACCTTTTTTTACCACGTAACGGTTGGGAGCATCGGCTTTGATACGAGGCGGCGGGTTGTTAGCAGCAGCCACTGAAGTCACTGTCATACCTAAGGTTGCCAACAAAGCGAAGGATAATTTTTTCATTGTCGTGGTGTTATAGTTTGTCATAGCCTAATGCTCAAGGTTAACCGCTTAACGCTTTAAAATGGCATACGCTTTACCATTACTTATAAAAATCATAGCCAAATGTTGTGTTATGTGTCGCAAAATCACCCATAATTTGCACTATGTAAATTTTGGTTAGCATAGCATAAAATAATTGGGGCTTGATAAATTTTCTCTTTAAATGGTTTTTTTAAATAATTGGTTTTTGGTGGATTTTAATCATTCAATCATTATCATTATCATTGATCATTATCATTGATTATTTGCTATTGTGAAGCGATTGGTTTGCACCTATATATAAGTTCTCTGCACACGACAAAAAATCAGCACCAACCAATTTTCATGGGTTTGGGGGTTAAAAAACTGACCAACTGTCGAAATACGGCTTTATCATTGTTCAACAACACCAAACGCAAGCCCTCAATCAACAAATCCAAGCCTAATGCAAATAAACTGGCCTGAGGGCGACCGTTTGACTTGGGCTTACGTTTTAATGGTCTTTGCTTATCATGATGAATACCGACATGATAAGCCCAACAAAACGCTAAAGCATTGACTGCCACTAACTTACTCACCCTATCCATCTTAGTCAAATGCGTCTCTTCAAGATTAAAACCACGACCTTTAAGACAAGCAAATAAACTCTCAATCTCCCAACGCTTGGCATAAATTGTCATCGCATCAAGGGTTTGTAGCTGATTGGTTGCTACAATCACTAAACCATGGTCTTTATCACGTTTGGCAAATACTCGGACAGCACAGCCATCGACTATCAATATCCGTCCATGTCGATAGGTTTCTTTGTGGGAGACATGACGCAATAAGTCTTTAATCTGTACCAGTTTGCCGTGATGGTTCACAACTTTGCTGTTTTTCTTAATACGGATGGCAAAGGGTATGTGATGCGCTGTTAGCCAGTTAAACCATAACTCACCAACAAATTCTCTGTCTGCCAGTATCATCTCAATATTGTCTTTACCAAACTGCTTGATAAAGCGTTCAATGAGTTCGGCTCGCTCAAGGTGGTTTGTGTTACCCCGTTTGTCTAGCATGTCCCAGTACAGTGGTATGGCAATGCCCTTATAGACCACCCCTAGCATAAATATGTTGATGTTGCTTTTCCCCCATTTCCAGTTGGTGCGGTCAATGGTAAGGGTGACTTTGCTAAGTCCAAATAGCCGATATATCAATATGGCTAATTGGTCATAGTCGATGACAGCACTGGCGATAAATCGCTGTAGCCTGCGGTAGTGACTGTCCGTCTTGCCACTATTAGGTAGGTGCCTTGCTATTTTTTTTTAGATTACTGCTTTGGGCGGTAATCAGGGCGATTATCATGAGGCTTAAACAGGTAATTCTTGCCTTGTTCATTGTAAGATTTTGCGTTAATATTTCACTGAGTCTGTTAAGGTTTGGCATAATGGTGGTTCGTGAGAAAAATTGTTATTATGCCATTGCTTTAACAGACTTTTTCGTTTTTTTGTCGTGTGCTGAGATATAAGTTATAGTAGCCAAACTTTAGCGTTTGCGTTACCCTATGCCAATTTTTTTAGATAATTTTTGCTTTATTAACAGTTGACCGATTATGACTTTACGTACCATTTTAAATTACCCAGACCCAAGGCTTCGTACCCTTGCCAAGCCTGTCACCCACTTTGATGATGAGCTAAAAACCTTGATTGATGATATGTTTGAAACCATGTATGCCGCCAAAGGTATTGGCCTTGCGGCGACACAAGTGGATGAGCACATTCAATTGGTGGTGATGGACTTATCTGAAGATGGCAGCCAGCCTCGGGTGTTTATCAACCCTGTTATCACCCCATTAGCCGATGAGTTATATAGCTACGAAGAAGGGTGTTTGTCTGTGCCAGAATATTATGACAAAGTCGATAGACCCAAACATGTCAGAATTGAGGCACTCGACGCGCAGGGCAACCCGTTTGTTGAAGAAGCACAAGGCCTACTTGCCGTATGTATCCAACATGAAATTGACCACTTAAATGGTAAAGTTTTTGTGGATTATTTATCCAAGCTCAAACAAGACCGTGCGCGTGATAAAGTGCGTAAAGTTATCAAACAACGTGAAAAAGATGCTGAACATAAAAGACTGTGATTTTTAACTGTAAGGGAAAACCATGACCACTCGCCCATCGCGTATCGCCACTGTCACACGAAATACCGCCGAAACCCAAATCACCGTGTCTATCAACCTTGACGGCACTGGTCAAGGCAGTATTGACACGGGCGTGCCATTTCTTGACCATATGCTTGACCAAATCAAACGACATGGCTTAATTGACATGGATATCACCTGTAACGGCGACACCCACATTGACGACCATCATAGCGTCGAAGATGTCGGTATCACGCTAGGTCAAGCCTTCAAACAAGCGATTGGCGATAAAAAAGGCATCGTGCGTTATGGGCATTTTTATGCGCCACTCGATGAAAGCCTTAGCCGTGCGGTAGTGGATATTTCAGGTCGTCCTGGACTGCACATGGATATCCCGTTTACCCGTGCGATGATTGGTGGGTTTGATGTGGATTTGTTCAGTGAATTTTTCTATGGCTTTGTCAATCATGCCATGATAACTATCCATTTGGATAACTTAAAAGGCAAAAACAGCCATCACCAAATTGAAAGTATCTTTAAAGCCTTTGCTCGTGCGCTGCGCATGGCGGTGGAATACGATGAAAGGGCGTTAGATAGATTGCCAAGCACCAAAGAAAGCCTTTGATAGCAACCTGTAAAAATAAAAGCCCTGTTTGAAACAAGGGCTTTTTTTATGCCAGTTTTTTTGTACTAATTTTTGCGTGCTAATTTTTGCGTGTTAGTCTTTAAAATTATTAAATTGCAGTGGCACACCAAATTGTTTTTCTTTCAAAAACGCCATCGCTTGCTGTAGCGTGTCTTTTTTCTTATCATTGACTCGTACTTTATCGCCTTGAATCGCTGCCGATACTTTCAAATCCGACTCTTTTAATGCCTTACTGATTTTTTTGGCAGTATCGCCATCAAGTCCATCTTTAAGATTGACCACCTTTTTCATTTGTTTGCCCGAGCCTTGATTATCCTGTGGGTCAAGCGACTGCAAATCTACCCCACGTTTTATCATGTTTTTCTCAAGCATGGCATACACGTTTTCCATCTGCAACTCATTGTCTGCGGTGATGGTGATTTTTTTGTCTTTCTCATTGAGTTCGACTTTAATATCACTACCCTTAAAATCAAACCGGGTGGCAATCTCTTTTTCGGTATTTTGTACGGCATGTTTAACTTCAAATAACTGTAATTCTGAAACCACGTCAAATGATGGCATGAGGTTTTCCTTATCAAATTTGTTGAATAAAATCTAAAAAATCTGCCCTATGATAACTGATTTTGTCGATTTTTAACAATTGACTAGCTGTTTTTACCCAAGTTAATCATATAAAATAAATCATAAACTATATAATGATTTAAAATACTGATTAAAATGATTAACTTTTTAATAACGCTGATTACAGTTTTTTACCTTATTTGTTTGTATAATGAGTAAGCAAATAGGTCATTTACTAAAAAATGTAGTATAACAATTTACCATAATAAGGAGTAGGACATGGCGTTTATCGATATGACTGGCAAACAAGTGCCAAGCGTGACTTTTCATACCCAGCAGCAAGGCAAATGGGTGGATGTTACCACGGATGAATTATTCAAAGGAAAAAAAGTCGTATTGTTCGCCTTACCAGGGGCATTTACACCAACGTGTTCATCACTGCATTTACCCCGCTACAATGAATTGGCAACTGAATTTGCCAAACTAGGCGTTGATGACATCGTGTGTGTCTCGGTCAATGATACCTTTGTTATGAATGCTTGGGCAAAAGACCAAGACTGTAGCAATGTGACCATGATTCCAGATGGTAACGGTGAGTTTGCTGAAGCGATGGGACGCTTAATTGATGACTCAGCAATTGGGTTTGGCAAACGTTCGTGGCGTTATTCGATGCTGGTCGATGATGGTAAAATCGTCAAAATCTTTGATGAACCCCAAGACAGCGGTAGTGATGACCCGTATGAAGTATCAGATGCTGATACCATGATTAAATACATTGACCCAAACTGGCAAGATAAACCCTCTGTCTCAATTTTTACCAAGCCTGGTTGCCCACATTGTGCCAAAGCCAAAGAAACGTTAACCCAAAAAGCCTTCCAGTTTGAAGAAATTGTACTTGGTAAAGACGCTACTATTACCTCAGTGCGAGCCATTACTGGTCGTGAAACCACCCCACAGGTGTTTATCGGTGGCAAACACATCGGTGGTAATGATGACTTACAAAAATATTTTGCTGATGCAAAATAATGTTTGATTAAATAAAAAAAGACAGTCTAGGCTGTCTTTTTTATTGGCTAGTTAAAATTATTTTCGATATCTTCAAGCGCCATCATCAAATTCATCACCTGCTCTTCGACTGCTTCAATGTCACTTTTTAATGCCGTCTGCTCATCGAGCAACGTTAACAAATCCGCTTTTCGGCTATCATCATACAGACCTGCATCACCCAGCTTTTCTTCAATCTCACCCAGCTGCGCCATGAATTTTTCTAGTTGCTTTTCCTCGTTTTCGATTTTTTTACGGATAGGCGCGGTGAGTTTACGCTGTTCAGCGGATTTTTTGCGTTGTTCTTCTTTGGATAACGCATTGGGCACGTTAGGTGTTTCACGTGAAACATCTGTTTTATAGTCCGCTAATTTTTTGTCTTCGAGCTTTTTATTATCGCTCGCTTGTTTGGCTTGCTGTTTGCGGGTCTGTGATAACCACTGACTATAATAAGCGATGTCATTGTCAAAGATGTTACATTGCCCGTCATGCACCAAATATAGCTCATCGCAAACATTGGCTATCATTTCTCGGTCATGTGACACCAGAATGACCGCCCCTTCAAATTCTTGCAACGCCATACTCAATGCTTGCCGCATCTCCAAATCTAGGTGGTTGGTCGGCTCGTCTAATACCAAAACATTGGGACGCTGCCATACGATGAGCGCAAGGGTGAGTCTTGCCCGCTCACCGCCAGAGAATAACTTGCTTTGGGTATCAATGCGCTCACCGCGAAAGTCAAAACTCCCTAAAAACGCGCGTAAATCAGCGTCTGAGGTTTTGCCTGCGAGACGCTGCAGCATCAACATGGGGGATGCTTCGCCATCAAGGCTATCCATTTGGTGTTGGTTAAAATACCCTAGTACCAAACTATCTGCGGCTTTACGCGTCCCAGACAAGATAGGCAACTCACCCACCAAGCCTTTAATGACCGTTGATTTGCCTGCGCCATTCATCCCTAGCAGCCCGATGCGGCTGTCAGGGGTAATTTGTAGGCGAATGTTCTCGATGAGTGCTACACCGTTGTAACCTACACTGGCATTATCTAGCACCAATAATGGCGATGTTAATTGCACAGGGGATTTGAAACGAAACTGAAACGGATTATCCGCCATGATAGGCGCTAGCTCGGTCATCCGTTCCAGCTGTTTGACACGGGCTTGCGCTTGTTTGGCTTTGGAGGCTTTGGCTTTAAAACGGCGGATAAAATCTTCAAGGTGGGCACGGGTTTCTTGCTGTTTTTCAAACTGTTGCTGCTGCTGGGCTAAGCGTTCACTACGGGTACGCACAAAGGTGCTATAATTGCCTGTATAAAGGGTCATTTGTTGGTTTTCAATATGCAAGATATTGCTCACCACATTATCCAAAAACGCTTGGTCATGCGAAATCATGAGTAGCGTGCCGTCATAGGCTTTGAGCCATTCTTCAAGCCACAAGATGGCATCCAAATCCAAGTGATTGGTCGGTTCATCAAGGAGCAATAAATCCGCTCGGCTCATTAAGGTTTTGGCAAGGTTTAGGCGCATACGCCAGCCGCCTGAAAAACTACTCACAGGTTGGCTTTCTTGGGCGACATTAAACCCAAGTCCTGTCATGATTTGGGAGGCTTTTGCAGGGGTACTGTAGCCATGGATATCATCAAAGCGCGTGTGCACATGGGCAAGCTCATCTTCTGACAAGCTATCCGGGTGGTTAATCTTATCTTGCAGCTCAAAGTATTCTTTGTCACCACTCAATACAAAATCTATCGCCGACTGGTCAGTGCTTTCAATCTCTTGCGCCATATGACCGATTTGCCAACTGTTGGGAACCGATAGACTGCCTGTGTCGAGCGCCAATTCACCTTCGCCTTTTTGGTTCAATAGCGTCGCAAAAAAACTGGATTTACCTGTGCCATTGTTGCCTGTTAACCCGATTTTCCAACCTGGATGGATTTGCAAATTAACATCTTTAAATAATACCCGCCCATCACGGCGAATACTGGCATCTTTTAGTTCTATCATAATCGGCTCAAAACTCAAAAAAATTGACTAAAATTAAATGGGAAAATTCTTGATAGTATAAAGCAAGCACCCCATAATAAGAAAAAAGTTTTTATAAGGAATACCCCGATGAGCGATACCGTAACTGATAGTATGGTTGATGGCGTGACTTTAACCGATAATGCTGCCAAAAAAGTGCGTAACCTACGTGATTCAGAAGGCAATAACGACTTGATGCTGCGAGTATATGTGACGGGTGGTGGCTGTTCGGGTTTTTCGTATGGTTTTAATTTTGAAGAAAACTTGGGCGATGATGATGCTACCTTTAGCAACGATGACGTAGCATTGGTCGTGGATAGTTTGAGCTACCAATATCTACATGGCTCAACCATTGATTATGTGGAAGGCCTGGAAGGCTCGCGTTTTACCGTCAACAATCCAAACGCCACCACAACTTGTGGTTGTGGTTCGTCATTTTCTATCTAGCTTTACTGGCTAATTTTACTGGGTTTCTTTACCTAGTTTGTTTGCATAATTAAAAGGCTTTAGTTTAAATTTTGGCTTAAATATATTTAGCAACTGTTAAGTTTAGCCTTTTAATTTTCGTTTAGCCTGTATTTGTTACCTTTGAACAAAATCATCTACATTTTTTCAGCGTTTATCAGATTTGATTTGTGTCATTAGCCTTTATCGGTAATAATGCTTCCATCAACAGCGTGCTGACACTTAACTGTGTTATCATCAAGTATCCTAATATAGGTTGATATTAATTTATTCTTGTGAATTACTTAATGTTAAATGTTTTAATGTTAAATGTTTTAATGATTTAAGTTTGTTAGCTAAGCAATTATTAATAAGCAATCTTTATTATTAGTTTAATAACACCAAGGAGGCTAAATTATCTTTAGACTCACTCAATAACATCGACGGTTTCATTGCAGCTGCATTGGTTGACAGCGAATCAGGTCTAGCACTTGCTACAACGGGTAATGGTATCGACCTTGAAGTTGCAGCAGCGGGTAACACTGAAGTAGTACGTGCAAAACGTAAAACTTCTAAAGCATTAGGTCTTAACGACAAGATCGAAGACATCCTAATCACATTAAGTAAACAATATCACTTAATCCGTCCACTAGTCCGTAACGAAAACCTATTTTTGTACCTAGTACTTGATCGCCAAAAATCAAACTTAGCCATGGCGCGTCATGAATTAAAAGGGTTTGAGACTGAATTAGATTTCTCTTAATGCCTTGTTGTTGATTAAAAGTTTTAGGTAAAAATTACCGCTTAATCAAATAATAGGATAGTTTTTATCATACCCACGGTATTTACTGTGGGTTTTTTACGTTTGGCGATTATCGCAATTGGTAATTTCGTCATCACGATATTTTGATAGTGTTTGTATAAATTTGGTGGCATAATTTCACACAATTAACAATAATTCTAGGATAACTATGACCCAAGCGCCTCAAACTTGTACTTCTTTGCAGCTACCTACTTGGCTGACCGCTGAAAACATTCATGGCATGCTACGGGGTATCGAAAAAGAAGGCTTACGTATGAGCTCTGAGGGATATATCGCCACTACCCCACACCCGGCAAAGCTTGGCTCAAAACTCACTCACCCTTTTATCACTACTGACTACGCCGAAAGCTTGTTAGAGCTAATTACTGAGCCAAAACCCACGGTGAAAGAAGCGCTTGATATGCTGCGTGATTTGCATATTGTGGTACAAAATGCTTTGACCGATGACGAGCTGTTTTGGCCGATGTCGATGCCTTGTATGATTTCGGGCGATGAAGATATTTTGCTGGCCGACTATGGCACCTCAAACTTAGGTAGATTAAAAACCCTATATCGTCATGGTCTAGGCATTCGCTATGGTCGCCGTATGCAGACCATTGCTGGACTGCATTATAATTTATCATTTGGTGATAATTTATTCACCGCTTGGCAACAGCAGATAGGTGATACCCAGTCATTAACTGAATTTAAAAATGAAAAATACTTGGGTCTGATTCGTAACTTTAAGCGTCTAAGTGGTATGGTGCTGTACTTGGTGGGTGCAAGTCCTGCCGTGTGCGCGTGTTTTTTAAAGGGTCGCGAGCATCCGCTAAAGCCAATGAACGCATCAACTTACTATTTACCCAATGCTACCTCTCTGCGTATGGGCAAACTGGGTTATCAAAATAGTGTACAAGATGATTTAGATATCTGCTACAATAGTCTCGATGAATATGTCGCAGGTTTGCGTAATGCCATCCACACGCCGCATCCTAATTTTACCGCGTTGGGACTCGATGATGACAATGGCTATCCCATTCAAATCAATGACCATATTTTGCAGATTGAAAACGAGTACTATAGCCCGATTCGACCCAAACAAATTACCCAACCTGGTGAAAGCCCCAGTGATGCGTTAGCTAAGCGCGGTATCGCTTATGTGGAACTCCGAGCGATTGACTTAGATCCGTACAGCGAAATCGGTATCAGCTTAAATACCGCCTGTTTTATGGAAATTTTGGCATTGTACTGCCTATTGCTGGACAGTCCTGACTTATTGCCCGATGAAGATGCCCTACTTGCTCAAAACCAAGAAAAAATTGTCAATCAAGGGCGCGAGCCAAATTTAATGATTGATACACTAGTAGGGCAAGTCGCATTTAAAGACTGGCTAGTACAGCATTTGCTCGGTATGCGTAAGCTATCAGAACTCATGGATGTCACCTATGGTAGCAATGATTACCGCAACGCGTGGCAAGCGATGATGGCAAAAGCGCAAAATCCAGACAACACCTTATCAGCGCAAGTGCTAGCCGATACCGAACGCTTTGATAGTAGCTGGCAGTTTGGTAAGTCACTGGCGCAAATGCATGCCAATCGTTTAAGACATCAAGGATTGGTCCCTGAGCAAATGACTTACTTCGAGCAGCTTGCCAAAGACTCTGTGCGTGAGCAAGCCGATATCGAGCAGAATGACACACAAGATTTTTATACGTATGTGGGTCAATTTCGCTAGTTAGCAGGTGCTAGTTATCAGGTATTGTTGCGCTGATTATTTTGTAGGGTTAAATTTCTAAAATTCTAAGCGCTATTGTTTGGCTTATTCTTTTTCACTAAATTGTTTGATGGTTTTTTTATGCGTGATGCTTCATTGACCCACAGCTTGTTAAGTTATCGGGGACTGGCAGGACTATTGACGTTAGCCAGCATTATTGGCATGAGTTTCGCCTATTTTTATTTGCAAGGGGTGGTAAAATTAGACCCGTGTCCGCTGTGCATCTTTCAGCGAATGGGTTTGATTGTGATGGGGATTTTTGCGTTTATCGCCTTTTTGCTCAATCCAAAACAAGCTTGGGCAAAGATTTTGTTGATGTTTGGCGCACTGCTTGGCATTTTGTGGTCAATTGCTGTGGCGATTCGCCATGTCTGGATTCAACACCTGCCACCTGACCAAGTCCCCTCATGTGGTCCTGGATTAGACTATTGGATGGATACGTTGCCGATTGCCCAAGTGTTAAAAGAAGTATTTAAAGGTTCTGGCGAGTGCGCGGTGATTGATTGGACGTTTTTAGGCTTTAGTATTCCAGAATTATCATTGGGATTTTTTAGCATTTTATTGGTAATGATTATTTTGGCGATACGTCAAAGCAATGCTCGATAACGCTATCGGTCGTGGTTTAAACCCATAAAAAAGGCGATAATCAATCGCCTTTTTTATTAGCTTTTTTAGTCGCTTTATTCCCATTCAATGGTCGCTGGTGGCTTACTTGAGATATCGTAGGTCACACGTGATACTTCTTTGATTTCATTCATGATGCGATTAGACACGGTTTCAATCAAATCATACGGTAAATGGGCAAAACGTGCTGTCATAAAATCGATGGTTTCAACCGCCCGTAATGCAATCACCCACGCATAGCGGCGACCATCACCGACCACGCCCACTGATTTTACCGGTTGAAATACCGCAAACGCTTGTGCGGTTTTCTCATACCACCCAGATTTTTCCAACTCTTGCATAAAGATGGCATCGGCTTGCCGCAAAATATCGGCATATTCTTTTTTCACTTCACCCAAGATACGCACGCCTAGCCCTGGACCTGGGAAAGGATGACGATAAATCATTTTTTCAGGTAGCCCTAATGTCACGCCGAGCTTACGCACTTCATCTTTAAACAAATCACGTAAGGGTTCAATGAGTTTGAACTGCAAATCGTCTGGCAAGCCACCGACATTGTGGTGAGATTTGATTACATGCGCTTTGCCTTGGTGACTTTTTGCCGATTCAATGACATCGGGGTAAATGGTACCTTGTGCCAAGAATTGAATGCCTTTGCCCTCACCCGACAGTTCACGTGCGGTATCCGCAAACACATCGATGAAGGTTTTGCCAATGATTTTACGTTTGGCTTCTGGATCGCTAACGCCAGCCAATGCGGTCAAAAAACGTTCTTCAGCATCCACGCGAATGACTTTAACGCCCATGTTTTCAGCAAAGATTTGCATCACTTGGTCGCCTTCATGGAGCCGTAACAAACCATTATCAACAAACACACAGGTTAGCTGCTCGCCAATCGCTTTGTGAAGCAGTGCGGCTACCACCGAGCTATCTACGCCGCCCGAAAGCCCCAGCAACACTTGCTCATCGCCAATTTGTTGTTTTAACTGCGCGACACGCATCTCAACGATATTGTCCGGTGTCCAGGCATTGGCACAGCCACAGATTTGGTGCACAAATCGGCTAATCAATGCTTCACCTTGCAAAGTATGGGTCACTTCTGGATGAAACTGCACTCCGTAATAATGCTTGCTTTCATTTGCCATTGCAGCAATTGGACAGCTTGGGGTTATCGCAGTCACTTCAAAGCCTGCAGGTAACTCAACAACTTTGTCGCCATGACTCATCCAAACGTGTAATTTGTTGGGCTCATCTTCAATGCCTTTAAAAAAGCTATCTTGAGCGGTTTTTTCAATGGTAGCAGCGCCAAACTCTTGGTGACTACTGGCTTCGATTTTGCCACCAAACCGATCTGCCATCGCCTGCATACCATAGCAAATGCCTAGTACAGGCACATTGATATCAAATACGGCGTCATTAATTTTTGGGCTATTTTCTGCATACACGCTCTCTGGACCGCCCGATAAAATAACCCCTTTTGCACCAAAGTCGTGAATGCGCTGTGCGTCAATATCGTATGGGTACATTTCACAAAATACCCCTGCTTCACGCACGCGGCGCGCAATCAGTTGACTGTACTGTGAACCATAATCCAATACCAAGATACGGTCTTGTTTGATTGAGTTGTTGGA is a window encoding:
- the gshA gene encoding glutamate--cysteine ligase; translation: MTQAPQTCTSLQLPTWLTAENIHGMLRGIEKEGLRMSSEGYIATTPHPAKLGSKLTHPFITTDYAESLLELITEPKPTVKEALDMLRDLHIVVQNALTDDELFWPMSMPCMISGDEDILLADYGTSNLGRLKTLYRHGLGIRYGRRMQTIAGLHYNLSFGDNLFTAWQQQIGDTQSLTEFKNEKYLGLIRNFKRLSGMVLYLVGASPAVCACFLKGREHPLKPMNASTYYLPNATSLRMGKLGYQNSVQDDLDICYNSLDEYVAGLRNAIHTPHPNFTALGLDDDNGYPIQINDHILQIENEYYSPIRPKQITQPGESPSDALAKRGIAYVELRAIDLDPYSEIGISLNTACFMEILALYCLLLDSPDLLPDEDALLAQNQEKIVNQGREPNLMIDTLVGQVAFKDWLVQHLLGMRKLSELMDVTYGSNDYRNAWQAMMAKAQNPDNTLSAQVLADTERFDSSWQFGKSLAQMHANRLRHQGLVPEQMTYFEQLAKDSVREQADIEQNDTQDFYTYVGQFR
- a CDS encoding disulfide bond formation protein B, with translation MRDASLTHSLLSYRGLAGLLTLASIIGMSFAYFYLQGVVKLDPCPLCIFQRMGLIVMGIFAFIAFLLNPKQAWAKILLMFGALLGILWSIAVAIRHVWIQHLPPDQVPSCGPGLDYWMDTLPIAQVLKEVFKGSGECAVIDWTFLGFSIPELSLGFFSILLVMIILAIRQSNAR
- the guaA gene encoding glutamine-hydrolyzing GMP synthase; its protein translation is MSTSNNSIKQDRILVLDYGSQYSQLIARRVREAGVFCEMYPYDIDAQRIHDFGAKGVILSGGPESVYAENSPKINDAVFDINVPVLGICYGMQAMADRFGGKIEASSHQEFGAATIEKTAQDSFFKGIEDEPNKLHVWMSHGDKVVELPAGFEVTAITPSCPIAAMANESKHYYGVQFHPEVTHTLQGEALISRFVHQICGCANAWTPDNIVEMRVAQLKQQIGDEQVLLGLSGGVDSSVVAALLHKAIGEQLTCVFVDNGLLRLHEGDQVMQIFAENMGVKVIRVDAEERFLTALAGVSDPEAKRKIIGKTFIDVFADTARELSGEGKGIQFLAQGTIYPDVIESAKSHQGKAHVIKSHHNVGGLPDDLQFKLIEPLRDLFKDEVRKLGVTLGLPEKMIYRHPFPGPGLGVRILGEVKKEYADILRQADAIFMQELEKSGWYEKTAQAFAVFQPVKSVGVVGDGRRYAWVIALRAVETIDFMTARFAHLPYDLIETVSNRIMNEIKEVSRVTYDISSKPPATIEWE